A region of the Lycium barbarum isolate Lr01 chromosome 1, ASM1917538v2, whole genome shotgun sequence genome:
CATTAATTCTATGGAAATTACTGGCCAGCCCCTTCTGCATGATTCTCCTCACTCTTCTTCCGTTTCCTAGCTTGATAGTcgctgtaacaccccgtatcgttagagttctagtggaaaaactgaatgGTTGagcgttttgcgaaaatggttgataggcctattcgggcagacataactccttgattagttgggaatttgggaaaatatccttaatgaaagttgtagtatgtagaaatacctttctaaggatataaggaccaggccaatcagagatcggagcaaggcgatatgatcgtctcaatatagctaatagtaaggcacttaaaattctatagaatcggctaagttttcgataagTCTTCGTTacagtcaaatttcgtgaaaatccgttgggaatttgaggaaacttaaaacatgaaagttgtatccctttgaaatatctttccaacggtatattgtggagccccaacagagctctgtacaagaatttatgtccattttaccgaacactgcatAGAACCGACACACGCCGCTTTTCAGGCGCGTGAGGGCGTGTGCGATGGCCCTGCATCGCGGGCTGATCGCACAACTCTGAGTATCGACTTGCAGAATGTCGCGCGATGCACgtgcatcgcggacccatcgcgtaacaggtcgggtttcgggttaaaagtcgggatttcgcgttttaagttatattcaagtttggggtttatttccctaacacccctagtcacgaaaaatcaccctaaagtcagagggaacaagtcccaatcctcaagaaccctccaaggtaagttttatcatgattctagattgaattcaagttcctaatctctttctaacttgagtaaacccttctaatcgatagagttgtgagtgggaCATTATtattgggcgtggaaaccctagaactcgaattcaagaggattgaacgtcaaaaaggtaatgcttctacactctaatcattcataatagtgaattgatgagttcttgggagaatagtaaatgggtttagtaaagagaattacacgaactatagtagggttttggattgttgacttgagattgttataatgatatgggtgatggagaatgatgttaattacacctaattgagattgtagaatcacctagaagtaatagaatgggaattgggtgaagaatcaccattaatggagattgtggagctttatgctcactaagtgtttgataaaatgcttagatgactaaagcatgaatattattgctaatatagaatccctttgacttgtattgatatagatcaaagttgaaagggttgacgaacattgtattacgctcaaaggctggaattaaggtatgtgaggctaactatctatgttagggaatattcatgattctccctacgcctcattcttcatacttgtcagtaatttgactcaaagtacaatttagccctagtttcatgatatgttgtagaactgttatcttctagggttgcagttacagaattcgttcatggttgtcaatttgaatatcatgaactcagtacgtaatctttatagacttatgtattgttaccatatgagtctcagtctagaaattcagtatgctcagaaacagtcagtgttttcaattcagtccagcatgtctatttcagttcagcattgttcattgttgttatggtctcagtccttattaattaaccataattatacatatgtgattttgcccgagggcacagcacagtcttgtgtatacgtatacatggccgaggccattgactgacgcactactaggccgaggccatagcgtgcatttattattgggccgaggccctacatatacaaacacatataatacagatgattcagatacagagtaAGGAGTATTCacatctctacttccttgctattacaatTACAATTATCAGTTTCAGTTCTAGTTCCAGTATtctattgcttcagttgctttacatactagtacaattcaaatgtgttgatgtcccttttattgcttgggggcctgcatctcgcgatgcaggcaacgatatacaggttgacgactcagctctttaggagtgcacgtatcagctactggtaagccccaaattccttcggggcgttgtcagctatctagttatttcagtttatagacagctctattattcagtattcttagaagcttcatagacacagttcagacagtcagatatttattatgttagccttgttggcagttgttcagttgttttggtttagccatgttctactttcagatatgtttagattgtctaagtatttccgcattatgatatttcagtcagacttttagttaatcagcatgtgttagttttatgttataaattagttatgttttggtatcacatgttgattcagccagctagttggttcgctcggtcacatgcagtcaggcaccgggtgccgtgttacgtccaggcccaggttcggggcgtgacagttgccatgataaataaaggaataaaagaaaaaggatgACATGTATACAAATATATATGCCTATAATATATGCATAGTTGTTATCTTTATACACAATCAACATAATTGAAGTTtcatattaattaataattaccatattagtttctttctcttgatatgttaacgtggacaagtaaaaataaacagagggagtgacttttatctccatttttcttctttgttaataCTTTAAACATGAAGAGATGACGAACAATAgtaatgcaaatttgtaccaaaagttattttaattgtcctacacataacttgttcacttttgacttttcacgttttttgaaaattaataaataaagtaaactatattttatcataatctacatatttattggtgtatagtctcaatagcctcagaaaatgatttgaaaatgaataattaatgtgaagggtaaaataaaaagaagaatttttttcttgatatgttaacgttgacaagtaaaagtgaagggagggagtgacttttatctccGTTTTCTTttattgtcaatactttacttatttactctcctttgcagtcGCTGGTTAttgttttctttatattttcatttcaaaattaaaatttggtgattaatgatataacatatatctttctaattttgatttctttgtaacaaattgttttatctataattgttaacatgaaaaattataatatattttttaattaatttaataaaaatattttattagtttttcttttaaaaaattcaatatatacaacaatggttcttatgtttggatctgaacagttacttaattgaaatggatatcaacctgtctgtatacatataaatattaaagaatttaaaagaaaaaatttagaatcaaaatattaattttccctcatattcttactaattttcgtttacattgatgaacaactttcattgtcatgataatgagaaaaaagtccgattctttccatctcaaagacttaattccatcaattctattttttaattataactaaagtgatggtacataaaatacattttatatatgttgttatatataataacaattataatatttttaaaatacaaaccttaaaaacTGACTAATTAAAATGAATAGACATGTTCGGCCCGTGCGATTGCTAGTATTTCTACTATATATAAATGGTCAAGCTGTACGAACACTGCAATGTCAAAGTGTACAAATAGCTATGTAAATTGTACAAAAGGGTAGGACCAACAGGGACACATGTTATTGCGTACACTTGCTCTTTGGAGATGGGACACATGTCCATATTACCAATGCACTATAGAATATAGATCATTTGTTTTCTTGCTTTTTGCCATTGTTTAAAAGTTTTGTTCTTCCTTAATTTATCATCGTCATTTTTCTTCTTCGTATATATTTCCTCCGTCCCCACTTTGAGTATCTTAATTTAAGTAGGCACAAAATTTAGAAATAAAAGGAAATATTTAAATCTTATAATCCTAGTACATAATGTAGTCATgtactaaaatgttctttaaatctTGTGTTTTTAAACTTGCCGAATATAATATTTGacttgtcaacttactaaatataaaaaataacactcttttgtggacaactaaaaagaaaaataagataattaaattgagacggagggagtgcTACTTTTGAGtccatttcattttcttttataaaaaacaAAGTGAAGGTCATGGGGGTAAAATTTATTTATTAGCCAATAAAACTGATAGGTATAAAAAAGGTAGTTACATATGAATATAATTCGTTGTGAGATTTTCTATTTGTATCAAACAGGACAAATTGAATTTTGAAAAATCATATTCGTTGATTCACCAAGTAAATTGTGCAATGATATATGCTTTTTTTCCCCTTCAAATCAGAAATAAATAATATCATGTATTTATAATTCATCATTCCGATatgttttttgtttattttaaaaataaattaactgtaggaaaacaaaatcaaaaaattaaatGTGAATTTGTTGAAATTCACTTGACAAATATGTGTGTAAGAGCTAATATTTTTCACTCCTGTGCATTGGAGAATTACAAGATTCATGCTAAATTATTTGGAAGAAAAAGAGATTCACAATAAAAATTTATACACCATAAGtacaattaaaataaaatatcaacaacaagaacaacaacaactcaGCATGATTCTACAAGTACGGTTTGAGGAGGATGGGTGTactcaaacaaacacatatacaACAAAGAAAATCTTAATGTATTTAGTCATCATGTTTATTTTTTATATCTACAAATAGAAATATCAAGTTAGAGTAATTGCATGAAAGCCAAATACAATTCTTTCCATCTCAAAAGAAAATGTTTTAAAATGGATGAAACTTACTCGCATTAATGTTAATGTTAGTAgatatatttaatttttaaactccatttttaattataactaaaatGATCATGATAAGTAAAGTACATTTTGTATGTGTTGCTATATAGTAGTAACAATTAAGATGTTATTAAAAGTTATTTACAATATACAAATATTAAAGACAAGCTAAAGTGAATagccaaattaatcatgttgggcttCATGCATCGCACAGACATACTTTGCTAGTCTATATTTATGAGAATAGTAAGTATCTAATGAAATAGTCTGATGGGGTATACTGTATAGAAGATGAGGTAATAGGTAACAGAATAATCGAAATAACACACAAGTTAATTTGAATAATATGTTTAtcgaaaaagaagaaagaagtgGTTAAAATATATCGTTTTCTTTCTCGTTTCTAATAACAAAGCTCTTTAAATGTGTACCGTACTAAATCGATCATTACATTTTCTTAACAATCTAGTGCTGCGATTGAGGAACGGACTAGATTGCTCCGTAGGTGTATTTTCATATTACAGCATCTTGAAGGGTCCAGAATTGTTTTCAAAAGGATGGGAAAGCCCTTCTATTCAATAAAGGATTATTCTTATATACATTGAGTATCTTTTGTACCTATAGCCGTAATTTAACTTGTTGTAGTAgtaatttgttttatttttcatGTTTCTACTTTCTTGTAACTATTTTTAGGTGACTTGATAGTATAACTaagcccccgtttggccataagaattattcattttattccgatttttttttcacttttttccggaatcagcaTTTGGCtatgagaattccgaatacaatttgaagttgtatccggaataccaaaaacttaaaaaacttatttttcaaattttttacttttttacaactacatttcaccaaaaactacaatttcaaaaattatggccaaacacaactccaactccaaaatttcaaaaaaagtaaatttttttttagtatctatggacaaacggggcctaaaATTCTTCTACACTATCGATATATAAAAGTTATACTCATCAATTAATACTTAGAATATCACACACAGAACCTGCCTTTTTCACATCATGAGATGTAAGAATACAGTTGTACAGCTAGTAACAGAAAAGAACAATCCTTTAGTTACCACTACAAGTCaatcaagttaaaaaaaaaaaaaaaaatccacgagCATTTGTTTTTGGGCCTGACCCACCATCCTTTATCTGCCTCCACTTTACAATAAAGCTAaagtaagaaataaaaaaattaaagaagggGTCAATAAGGGGAAAACAAATACAATACAAAGCTTCTCAACCCCACAAGAAAgaaatactactactactaaagTAAATGTTACTGATCAGTTGACAATGATATATTGGTTTCTTCAACCTCTTATGAGAAAAAGCAAATAAAGCCTTGAAAGCCTTCAAGAAAGTCTAGTCTTTGTGcacaaaaaaaggaaaaacaaacaaCTGGTATTGTACTAGAGCAAAAAGTTGTGAGAGAGATACcgacaaagaagaaaaaagatcGGTTTTTTGTGACGTTatttgaagaaatttttttttGATGATGTGCTGATAGAAGAGCCAATAATTATCATCAGTATTAGCAAATGATGGCTGGAACCCCTACTAATTGGTGGAGCATGATTATGAATGGAAACATGCACCCACAATCTCATGATCAgaacttctcttcttcttcttcttcttctaattCTTCTTCCTCACATTTTTATGGAGCTGATAACCCAAACCAAGAATTCCCTCGTTCATTGAGCCAACTACTTCTGTAAATATTCCATCTTTAATTTGTCACTCTCTTTTTTTCCTGTCATGTTTACGTAGCTTGGTTTAATTCTTGTTTGCCTTTGTCAAGTTTAGTTTTAAGGCTCAAAGTTTCAGCAGCGGATCCAAGATTATTTGAAGTTTATGATGTTTGTATCTGAAAGTTTATTAGTAATATGTACATATTCATTGATTTTTCAACAAATATACATGGTTTGAGTCAGAATTATTAGGTTCGGCTGAATCCATACTTCTCATGCTAGCTCCATCCCTGCTAAGATTCAAAAACTTCCCCTTTTGGTTGAGCTAATTAAATTTGTAGCATGAGTAGACAAATACAGGATCTAGATTAATTCAGTAGGTTCAAAATAAGTATGATTTTCTCATAGGTATATATTTTTAATGCTTTTGTGTTTGTATATATAGTTTGAGTCAAAAGTAATGTATCCAATTGAACTCCCGGAATCCACCTTGAAACCGCCTTTGATTATAAGATTTGTGTTTTGTATCTTCGTGTATATTACCATGTTAGCTACGACTCGCTAGGTGATTTTTTCCCTTTTAATTGTACAGTTTGTCCCTATTTAAATTGCAGGAGTGGATTTTCGGGTGATCAAGAAAAGTTTGGTATAAGTCCTTTTCATGAGGCTGGGAATTCAGAAGACCACACTTTGAATTCCGTGCATCCATCAGCTACTAATTTTAGGGTTCCTGTTGCTGATGTAAAGCCAGAGCGGGGCCAATTGTACGACTATCATCATCATGTCCAAAATGAATTCCACGCCACGTCACTACAAGAAAAACTGGAATTACCAACTGATTTTACTAGACCTCTTACATCTAATTGGTCTCCACAAGACTTACCTTCACCAGCTAGTTCTTGTATTACCACAGGTTTAAGCCATAATCTTTTGAACTTCACCAGTCATAAAAACAGCAAGGGGGAACACAAGCATCAACGTCCAGACCATAATTCATCCGAGGTAAGAAATTTAAAAGTAAATAAAAGGTCGAAGGTACTATAAAGTAGTTTGATTTCTCCATCTCATCCACTAGCATTTATACAAGTCAATGAGTTCATCATTAAAATTTCAAACGGAGAGAAAGTGATATACTATATAATAAGCCAAAACAAGTTCATGATTAGCATTAGGAATTTAATCATACAAAAAGTAGAGCTGCTTAGTGATATTCACTCAGAAATTAATTTTTTCTGAGCATTTTTTTAACTCACTTTTTTTGTTGACGTCATTAACTTCTTTTATGCATCCATTGAAAGTGTAACAGCACAACCAGTGGTGGGATAAGTAAGAAGGCTAGGGTTCAGCACTCTACAGCCCAACCATCTCTAAAGGCAATTATTATCTCACCCTTCCTCCTCTATCTAACTCTGTACACCAAAATCTTTTATTTCACTGAAAAATGTGCAACTGAAAATTAAAGTACTTAATTAGCAGATTTTTGTTGTCTTTTTATTTCGAAGCAGGTAAGAAAGGAGAAGCTAGGGGATAGAATAACATCACTTCACCAACTTGTTTCTCCATTTGGAAAGGTAAAGTAACTAGCTAGGGTGTAACTCTGTCCACTTACAAATGTATAATTTTTTCTACACCAATCggattgagtttttttttttttttttgcccccaTCGGCCATCTCTATGAGCGGAGTATTTCATTAATCAAAGAGGACATCGGTTTAAGTTAATTGACTTCTATAGTAATCCTAGTTTATTAATATAGGCATACCGGCTTAATAACTTGTTATGATAGTTAAAATGCACCGAGAGATCAGCCAAATTAGGACTGAAATACGACAGAGACTCCTCTGAGGGGCAGCAGTGGGGTGACGGTTGGTATATACAAGTGCTAAGGCTCAGGAATGAATTCACTGCTATATGACTGACTGGCGATTATTAATGATTCTGGCTTCATGCCGGAGAGTTGTAGCGTATGTAGAATTTATTTATGGTGTTGTCAGTGCATGTAAGTTTATTTCAAGTAGTTAACCTTAGTACTCTTTATAAAGTATCTCTTAACTTGTGCTGCGTATAAATTAGCCTTCTGCCCAGTTCCCATGCTGGTTGGCAGAACTGATCACTGAAAAGAATGCCAGGAATAAACAAAGAGAAAGATTGAAATAGTACAACaggctaagagcccgtttggattgacttagaagttgcttataagttacttataagttgttttcagttttttttagtgtttggctgaccagcttttagtcattttgtgcttaaaataagctcaaaaaaataattgagcccatttgacttagcttatctaaagaagcttataaactaaaaataacttataagccaaaaaaaaataagttagactaccccaacttattttttttaacttataagttgtttgcagcttataggcataagcccatccaaacatacTCTAATTAATTTGAAGCAATTTAATTGCTAGTACGACAGTTGATAGTTTCTATATTCTGGAAATTAACACATTTAGATTCCCTTTAGCTTTAGTCTTACCCATCAAGCCCTGTCTAAAGTTTTTcaacacaaaaagaaaaaaagagagaaagaatAATATGGCTTTAATTTGTGTTGCTGGCTTAGACAGACATGTCATGTTTCTCTTTTGCAGACTGATACAGCCTCCGTCCTGTCAGAAGCTATTGGGTACATTAGATTCCTCCAGGGTCAAATTCAGGTCTcgttttttcttccttttttgtcCTATTTTTCATGCGTCTTTCAAAGTTCAACGACAACAATCTAACTTATGTACATCAACGTCTTTCAACGTGTACAAATTTATTGATTTTGACTTGCTATAATATATTATCCGTCTAATTTTTCAAGTTATTAATCTTACTAATTATTTTGTACCTGAGCCTTATAGTTATACTTTAAATAACTTAATAGTGTGAACAATTTTTATAttgcaaatgtatataagtagaAAAAGATATATCTAAGTTATATCTTTTGAAGGTAAATATTTATCATTTTAGTTTAACATGTATAATATTAATTAGAACAACACGAAATTTCGACAGTCGTTTCCGGCAGAAATTTGAGTTTGCGAGGT
Encoded here:
- the LOC132645923 gene encoding transcription factor bHLH68-like isoform X2, with amino-acid sequence MMAGTPTNWWSMIMNGNMHPQSHDQNFSSSSSSSNSSSSHFYGADNPNQEFPRSLSQLLLSGFSGDQEKFGISPFHEAGNSEDHTLNSVHPSATNFRVPVADVKPERGQLYDYHHHVQNEFHATSLQEKLELPTDFTRPLTSNWSPQDLPSPASSCITTGLSHNLLNFTSHKNSKGEHKHQRPDHNSSECNSTTSGGISKKARVQHSTAQPSLKVRKEKLGDRITSLHQLVSPFGKTDTASVLSEAIGYIRFLQGQIQALSTPYLGNASGSMGHIPQQSDSQHKVKDLKSRGLCLVPISCMANVGSDTGADYWAPALGGGF
- the LOC132645923 gene encoding transcription factor bHLH68-like isoform X1, translated to MMAGTPTNWWSMIMNGNMHPQSHDQNFSSSSSSSNSSSSHFYGADNPNQEFPRSLSQLLLSGFSGDQEKFGISPFHEAGNSEDHTLNSVHPSATNFRVPVADVKPERGQLYDYHHHVQNEFHATSLQEKLELPTDFTRPLTSNWSPQDLPSPASSCITTGLSHNLLNFTSHKNSKGEHKHQRPDHNSSECNSTTSGGISKKARVQHSTAQPSLKVRKEKLGDRITSLHQLVSPFGKTDTASVLSEAIGYIRFLQGQIQALSTPYLGNASGSMGHIPQQSFLDGNCLKRRPAYKQDSQHKVKDLKSRGLCLVPISCMANVGSDTGADYWAPALGGGF